One window of Camelus dromedarius isolate mCamDro1 chromosome 18, mCamDro1.pat, whole genome shotgun sequence genomic DNA carries:
- the PRNP gene encoding major prion protein → MVKSHMGSWILVLFVVTWSDVGLCKKRPKPGGGWNTGGSRYPGQGSPGGNRYPPQGGGGWGQPHGGGWGQPHGGGWGQPHGGGWGQPHGGGWGQGGGAHGQWNKPSKPKTSMKHVAGAAAAGAVVGGLGGYMLGSAMSRPLIHFGNDYEDRYYRENMYRYPNQVYYKPVDQYSNQNSFVHDCVNITVKQHTVTTTTKGENFTETDVKMMERVVEQMCITQYQREYQASYGRGASVIFSSPPVILLISFLIFLIVG, encoded by the coding sequence ATGGTGAAAAGCCACATGGGCAGCTGGATCCTGGTTCTCTTTGTGGTCACGTGGAGTGACGTGGGCCTGTGCAAGAAGCGCCCAAAGCCTGGAGGAGGATGGAACACTGGGGGGAGCCGATACCCAGGGCAGGGCAGTCCTGGAGGCAACCGCTATCCACCCCAGGGAGGGGGCGGCTGGGGTCAGCCCCACGGAGGAGGCTGGGGTCAGCCCCACGGAGGCGGCTGGGGTCAGCCCCACGGAGGCGGCTGGGGCCAGCCCCATGGTGGAGGCTGGGGTCAAGGTGGTGGCGCCCACGGTCAGTGGAACAAGCCCAGTAAGCCGAAAACCAGCATGAAGCACGTGGCAGGAGCTGCTGCAGCTGGGGCAGTGGTAGGGGGCCTCGGCGGCTACATGCTGGGGAGTGCCATGAGCAGGCCCCTTATACATTTTGGCAACGACTATGAGGACCGTTACTATCGAGAAAACATGTACCGTTACCCCAACCAAGTGTACTACAAGCCAGTGGATCAGTACAGCAACCAGAACAGCTTCGTGCATGACTGCGTCAACATCACAGTCAAACAGCACAcggtcaccaccaccaccaaggggGAGAACTTCACCGAGACCGACGTCAAGATGATGGAGCGCGTAGTGGAGCAAATGTGCATCACCCAGTACCAGAGAGAGTACCAGGCTTCGTACGGCAGAGGGGCCAGTGTGatcttctcctcccctcctgtgaTCCTCCTCAtctctttcctcattttcctcataGTGGGATGA